A single window of Candidatus Thermoplasmatota archaeon DNA harbors:
- a CDS encoding TfoX/Sxy family protein encodes MPYNEVLVMAIRAATSRERGITSKKMFGGVAFMVDGRMFAGIIKDRLMVRIDPADQDEALAKPHTRPMDFTKRPMPGFIEVEAPAWTKDATLRAWLAQGLAYARAQGPKEAKRAGVARRSRTSSKKSAKR; translated from the coding sequence ATGCCCTACAATGAAGTCCTCGTGATGGCGATCCGCGCCGCGACGTCCCGCGAGCGCGGCATCACGTCGAAGAAGATGTTCGGCGGCGTCGCGTTCATGGTCGACGGTCGGATGTTCGCGGGCATCATCAAGGACCGTCTCATGGTGCGCATCGATCCCGCGGACCAGGACGAGGCCCTCGCGAAGCCGCACACCCGACCGATGGATTTCACGAAGCGGCCGATGCCGGGTTTCATCGAGGTCGAAGCCCCCGCGTGGACGAAGGACGCGACGCTCCGGGCTTGGCTCGCGCAGGGTCTCGCCTACGCGCGAGCTCAAGGGCCCAAAGAAGCGAAGAGGGCGGGCGTGGCGCGGCGCTCCAGGACGTCCTCGAAGAAGTCGGCGAAGCGCTAA
- a CDS encoding DoxX family membrane protein has translation MRAMDLVFLLGRLLFGGFFLLSAVNHFAGTRTLASVAESSGVPFPTFAVIATGGILLLGSISVTLGILPRLGLALIGIFLWAVTPIMHAFWMIDDPQQAMLQTILFLRNVALFGAVLALAAMPTPWPLSVGSHLAKGREERRVGRYV, from the coding sequence ATGCGCGCGATGGACCTCGTCTTCCTGCTCGGGCGACTGCTCTTCGGCGGCTTCTTCCTGCTCAGCGCGGTCAACCACTTCGCGGGGACGCGGACCCTCGCGTCCGTCGCCGAATCCTCCGGCGTCCCCTTTCCCACGTTCGCGGTCATCGCGACGGGCGGCATCCTCCTCCTGGGGTCGATCAGCGTGACGCTCGGGATCCTCCCCCGGCTCGGGCTCGCGCTCATCGGCATCTTCCTCTGGGCCGTCACCCCGATCATGCACGCGTTCTGGATGATCGACGATCCCCAGCAGGCGATGCTGCAGACGATCCTGTTCCTCCGCAACGTCGCGCTGTTCGGCGCCGTCCTCGCGCTCGCCGCGATGCCGACCCCTTGGCCCCTCAGCGTCGGAAGCCACCTCGCGAAGGGCCGCGAGGAGCGACGCGTCGGCCGGTACGTTTGA
- a CDS encoding alpha/beta fold hydrolase yields MDPASLPIVVREMPFRRTSVEADGVRLNVVDDGPRDAPTLLALHGNPTWSFLWRKLIARGLAEGYRVVAPDLAGFGLSDKPRDPRYYGLARHVANVRRVVESLDVRRATLVLHDWGGPVGMGLAVAAPERVERLVIANTLAFAPKSERSLSAWHAFFASRPGAALGRRFNLVARTAFAFGARRRLDPDVLEAYLAPLRDPGARLAASRFVQMVPDGPSHPEASTLAGYEADYPKLASKPVLVLWADRDPVMPARLAERWRRDFPNAVVRHVSRTAGHFWQEDDPAPFHDAIFA; encoded by the coding sequence ATGGACCCCGCTTCGCTCCCCATCGTCGTCCGCGAGATGCCCTTCCGGCGGACGAGCGTGGAGGCCGACGGCGTCCGGCTGAACGTCGTCGACGACGGACCTCGCGACGCCCCGACGCTGCTCGCCCTCCACGGCAATCCGACGTGGTCGTTTCTCTGGAGGAAACTCATCGCGCGCGGCCTCGCCGAAGGGTACCGTGTCGTCGCGCCGGACCTTGCCGGCTTCGGGCTGTCCGACAAGCCGCGCGATCCGCGGTACTATGGGCTCGCGCGGCACGTCGCCAACGTCCGCCGGGTCGTCGAATCGCTTGACGTCCGCCGCGCGACGCTCGTTCTCCACGATTGGGGCGGGCCCGTCGGCATGGGCCTCGCCGTGGCCGCGCCCGAGCGAGTGGAGCGTCTCGTGATCGCGAATACGCTCGCCTTCGCGCCGAAGTCCGAGCGATCCCTCAGCGCCTGGCACGCCTTCTTCGCCTCGCGGCCGGGCGCCGCGCTTGGTCGACGTTTCAACCTGGTCGCCAGGACGGCGTTCGCTTTCGGGGCGCGCAGGAGGCTTGATCCCGACGTCCTCGAGGCCTATCTCGCGCCGCTTCGCGACCCGGGAGCCCGGCTCGCGGCTTCGCGCTTCGTCCAGATGGTTCCGGATGGGCCCAGCCACCCCGAGGCCTCCACGCTGGCGGGCTACGAGGCCGATTATCCGAAGCTCGCATCGAAGCCTGTGCTCGTGCTCTGGGCGGACCGGGACCCGGTCATGCCGGCGAGGCTCGCCGAGCGATGGAGGCGCGATTTTCCGAACGCCGTCGTGCGACACGTCTCGCGGACCGCGGGCCACTTCTGGCAGGAGGACGATCCCGCGCCGTTCCACGACGCCATCTTCGCGTGA
- a CDS encoding helix-turn-helix domain-containing protein produces the protein MPVTSERIASLQRLGLSEYGARCYLALLDLGTATARDIATLGRVPSAKVYAALDQLHEKGLAGILPEHPRRYNPIPLESYLERLRVEKARELASLDRDAPELASAFRIVGESEVSDKGAVNVVRGRKNVLKTAEQILTSAKVEVLILATPGFAERARAHRDVLMDLVGRKVEVRVLVPPVRGFAALAELLPGISWRVRAHDAEDMGLKSKIVIVDRSKAFVVNFAPDDASLATGKDVGIHTDHRGIVQVIHALVETLWFRSKILTAETIEGGPEPRYFSRVLRSRAEVLSANLDIIDRGARRMTFVRQNPPDTRRGFFKDFFGIFHDRPDMVIASIHRFTRVEELDAYARDGSIPGSWDIAHLDDPGPLRFWIYDDREAFLALRKGALPDSPSVEALADQEDAILHTNNPEMIRALLAEYERMRREARPLAVRAAELQKEGLVRIAVEGAPVDRKA, from the coding sequence GTGCCGGTCACGTCAGAGCGGATTGCGTCGCTTCAGCGCCTCGGCTTGTCCGAATATGGCGCCCGCTGCTATCTCGCGCTGCTCGACCTCGGAACCGCGACGGCCCGCGACATCGCAACCCTTGGCCGCGTGCCGAGCGCGAAGGTCTACGCCGCCCTCGACCAGCTGCACGAGAAGGGTCTCGCCGGCATCCTGCCGGAGCATCCGCGCCGGTACAACCCCATCCCGCTCGAATCCTATCTCGAGCGCCTCCGCGTTGAGAAAGCGCGCGAGCTCGCCTCGCTCGATCGAGACGCCCCGGAGCTCGCCTCGGCCTTCCGGATCGTCGGCGAGTCTGAGGTTTCCGACAAGGGAGCCGTGAACGTCGTCCGCGGGCGCAAGAATGTCCTCAAGACCGCCGAGCAGATCCTGACCTCTGCGAAGGTGGAGGTCCTCATCCTCGCGACGCCGGGTTTCGCGGAGCGCGCTCGGGCCCACCGCGATGTCCTCATGGACCTCGTCGGCCGGAAGGTCGAGGTTCGCGTTCTCGTTCCGCCCGTCCGCGGGTTCGCTGCGCTCGCTGAGCTGCTCCCGGGAATCTCGTGGCGCGTCCGGGCCCACGATGCCGAGGACATGGGCCTCAAGTCGAAGATCGTGATCGTCGACCGCTCGAAGGCCTTCGTCGTGAACTTCGCGCCCGACGACGCCAGCCTTGCGACGGGCAAGGACGTGGGGATCCACACGGACCACCGCGGCATCGTCCAGGTCATCCATGCGTTGGTCGAGACGCTGTGGTTCCGATCCAAGATCCTCACGGCGGAGACGATCGAGGGGGGACCCGAGCCCCGATACTTCTCGCGCGTGCTGCGATCACGGGCCGAGGTCCTTTCGGCCAATCTCGATATCATCGATCGCGGGGCGCGGAGGATGACGTTCGTGCGCCAGAATCCTCCCGACACGCGCCGCGGATTCTTCAAGGACTTCTTCGGGATCTTCCACGACAGGCCGGACATGGTGATCGCGTCGATCCATCGGTTCACGAGGGTCGAGGAGCTCGACGCCTACGCCCGCGACGGGTCCATCCCGGGATCGTGGGACATCGCCCACCTCGACGACCCCGGTCCGCTCCGGTTCTGGATCTATGACGACCGCGAAGCCTTCCTCGCGTTGAGGAAAGGGGCATTGCCGGATTCCCCGAGCGTCGAAGCGCTCGCGGACCAGGAAGACGCGATCCTCCACACGAACAATCCGGAGATGATCCGGGCCCTGCTCGCCGAATACGAGCGGATGCGACGCGAAGCGCGTCCCCTGGCGGTCCGCGCGGCGGAGCTTCAGAAAGAAGGGCTCGTCCGCATCGCGGTCGAAGGGGCTCCCGTCGACCGCAAGGCCTGA